The sequence TGCAGCCCCGGCATATGTGCATGGCCTTCGCGATGTTGTTACCCGCTCACTATCACGGAAAATTCCGTGGCTCGTTCGCTTGCTAACAACATTCGCTTCGGCCAAATACAAGCATACCTATAGCCGGGTCTTCCAGCACCCCCTCGCCTAAGGGGCTCTGCCCCCTAAAACCCCTGGCTTTAATCTGCCTACCGCTGCCCACGGCTCCAGAAATGTGCTCGTCTCACTCTTACACGACCGTTCGTCTTACGCCTCACTCTCGCTACAGCCCCAGCTTAACGCATGGGGCTTTAAGCTCACATGGATTCGGCCTTCGGCCGACGAATGTTCGCTCGACGACTTATCTTCTTCCGCCTTAGGGCATTTTAGAAGACTATTTGTTTAATAGTCCTTCGTACAGCGAACCGATAAATAATTATACCGTTCCGACCCAGAATCCCACACAATACCTTGTTTACTTAACCTAGATGCTTTACCCCAATCATCTCGCTCTTTACACAATTCAGGGAGCCACATATAAGCAAATTCACCATATGAATAAAACCCTCCCTCAATAGCAACTCCTACCGGAAGAAGCGAGAAACCGTAAAGGTCATACCCACCCCATACAGCCCTGGAATTAACTCTGCCACCCCCTCCAATAAGGCGCCATTCATCTTCCGTCATGATATGCCAACCCTTCGGGCATATTCCCTGAATGTATTGATTAATGTATTCACCATTATCAAAATACGTTGTATCGAGTTTTTCAACGGCAACTGTATCATACTTTTTAGGGATGTTCATGGCCTCGCTCCACGTATAGAGACCTCCAAAACCATTGTCGCAATACCACTCATCATCGTTGTAGCAGACCTTTTCCACCACCGAGTCACTG is a genomic window of Fibrobacter sp. UWB5 containing:
- a CDS encoding FISUMP domain-containing protein produces the protein RNEYSSLCYPLIKLLHSPTIKPYVPHPNMEKQFASNIDYETFVDERDGQEYKIVTITIDNGLAKTRTFFAENLNLGKQIMANATEFSDSVVEKVCYNDDEWYCDNGFGGLYTWSEAMNIPKKYDTVAVEKLDTTYFDNGEYINQYIQGICPKGWHIMTEDEWRLIGGGGRVNSRAVWGGYDLYGFSLLPVGVAIEGGFYSYGEFAYMWLPELCKERDDWGKASRLSKQGIVWDSGSERYNYLSVRCTKDY